In Iodobacter fluviatilis, one DNA window encodes the following:
- a CDS encoding GPW/gp25 family protein, with protein MAGLNRHSGHAIDDLAHIQQSIADVLTTPLGSRLMRRDYGSEIPALIDQPLNGATRLRVMAATATALKKWEPRIRAQRVTLELGQPHGALSVTLEAERIDGPRGQQPVALSIPLRA; from the coding sequence ATGGCGGGCCTGAACAGACACAGCGGCCATGCGATTGATGATCTGGCCCATATCCAGCAATCCATTGCCGATGTGCTCACCACGCCACTAGGCAGCCGCTTAATGCGCCGCGACTATGGCTCTGAAATCCCCGCGCTGATCGATCAGCCTTTAAACGGTGCAACCCGCTTACGGGTGATGGCCGCAACTGCCACCGCGCTTAAAAAATGGGAGCCGCGTATCCGCGCCCAGCGTGTCACCTTAGAGCTGGGCCAGCCACACGGCGCACTCAGCGTCACCTTAGAAGCTGAACGCATCGATGGCCCGCGCGGCCAGCAGCCGGTGGCGCTTTCTATTCCTTTGCGAGCCTAA
- a CDS encoding phage tail-collar fiber domain-containing protein produces the protein MSQKYFAILTTYGEAQIAEATAQNKTIHIEKMAVGDGGGNDTTPDENQTQLIKENYRSNLNSLKSEAGKNTVIAELIIKENVGGWWIREMGLYDDKGGLIAVANCPASYKPQLEEGSGKVQTLRMVFVVSNTAAVTISASQDIGIASIELVEETMKQHIADDDPHSKDYYNKKITDKTNADLRQDLSDTAVKEGNRGRDEAIQHADEADSAHSQAADPHPQYTTEGETKGLIEAHVNEANPHGERYYLKSEADDRYPILGAYLGKSLSINGVYNSNAELFSDGGLYNWTQGAFHNYTQFPLDNKATWLVSQRTQYSQGYSILSKIGTYRNGYAYGASMVFQMTGEADLALGRWEMRQDGTLLTKHMTLNQTTEAADFSRVVFEKKNPSATKQILGAITWDSFRDVSAVSNVAAIWAEGAGEAANWGELHFGVTTNGDGNLPTKIMSISDGRVLTSQLHTYYLKSRDPAGSIADRARDYDGVSSLLRWQNYGNGHVIFDGSNGLSPKGGGVSTINATEPWKQSYPVLMGWNGENTFGVRVDACRTADKLVDGSFGVPTGVPVPWPSNTPPAGWIFLQGQGINPAEAPVLASLYGATLPDLRGMYISGWDAGRGIDPGREVLSYQAANVGEHQHTVPFDDGGWLSYSGGGGQPGVNYVRTQPRATVDGPQGRTHPDNIAFNYIVRWG, from the coding sequence ATGAGCCAAAAATACTTTGCAATCCTGACGACCTACGGCGAAGCCCAGATTGCCGAAGCCACCGCGCAAAACAAAACCATCCATATTGAAAAAATGGCGGTAGGCGATGGCGGCGGCAACGACACCACCCCGGATGAAAACCAGACCCAGCTCATCAAAGAGAACTACCGCAGCAATCTAAACTCGCTCAAATCCGAAGCGGGAAAAAACACCGTGATTGCCGAACTCATCATTAAAGAAAACGTCGGCGGCTGGTGGATTCGAGAAATGGGCCTGTATGACGACAAAGGCGGCTTAATCGCCGTCGCCAATTGCCCGGCCAGCTACAAACCGCAATTAGAAGAAGGATCGGGCAAGGTACAAACCCTGCGCATGGTGTTTGTCGTCAGCAACACCGCCGCTGTCACCATCAGCGCCAGCCAAGATATTGGCATCGCCAGTATTGAGCTGGTCGAAGAAACCATGAAGCAGCATATTGCCGATGACGACCCGCATTCAAAAGACTACTACAACAAAAAAATCACCGACAAAACCAACGCCGACTTAAGGCAAGACCTCAGCGACACCGCAGTTAAAGAAGGCAACCGTGGGCGCGATGAAGCGATCCAGCACGCTGACGAAGCAGACAGCGCCCACAGCCAGGCCGCAGACCCTCACCCGCAATACACCACCGAAGGGGAAACCAAGGGGCTGATTGAAGCGCACGTCAATGAGGCCAACCCGCACGGCGAGCGCTATTACCTGAAGAGCGAAGCAGATGACAGATACCCAATACTTGGGGCGTATTTAGGAAAATCACTTTCTATCAATGGCGTGTACAACTCGAATGCGGAATTGTTCTCTGATGGCGGTTTGTATAACTGGACGCAAGGCGCATTCCACAATTACACCCAATTCCCCCTAGACAATAAAGCGACCTGGCTTGTCTCACAAAGAACTCAGTATTCCCAAGGCTATTCGATCCTGAGCAAGATCGGCACTTATCGCAATGGCTACGCTTACGGGGCGTCAATGGTTTTTCAAATGACGGGCGAGGCCGATTTAGCGCTAGGGCGCTGGGAGATGCGCCAAGATGGCACGCTTCTAACAAAGCACATGACGCTGAATCAAACTACCGAAGCCGCTGATTTTTCGCGGGTCGTTTTTGAAAAAAAGAACCCCAGCGCGACCAAGCAAATTTTAGGGGCGATTACTTGGGATTCATTCAGGGATGTTTCCGCCGTTTCCAATGTTGCGGCCATCTGGGCAGAAGGTGCAGGCGAGGCGGCCAATTGGGGCGAGTTGCACTTTGGCGTTACCACCAATGGCGACGGCAACCTGCCGACTAAAATCATGTCGATCAGCGATGGCCGTGTTCTGACCAGCCAGCTGCATACCTATTACTTAAAATCACGCGATCCAGCGGGCAGCATTGCAGATAGGGCCAGAGATTACGATGGCGTATCGAGCCTGCTGCGCTGGCAAAACTACGGCAACGGCCATGTGATCTTTGACGGCAGCAATGGCTTATCGCCCAAAGGCGGCGGCGTCAGCACAATCAATGCGACCGAGCCTTGGAAACAAAGCTACCCTGTTTTAATGGGCTGGAATGGCGAGAACACCTTCGGCGTGCGCGTGGACGCCTGCCGGACGGCTGACAAGCTGGTCGATGGCTCTTTCGGCGTACCAACCGGCGTCCCCGTCCCATGGCCCAGCAATACCCCGCCCGCTGGCTGGATCTTTTTACAGGGCCAAGGCATTAATCCAGCCGAAGCCCCTGTCCTTGCTTCTCTCTATGGTGCCACCCTGCCCGACCTGCGCGGCATGTATATCTCAGGCTGGGATGCGGGGCGCGGTATTGATCCGGGGCGGGAAGTCTTAAGCTATCAAGCCGCCAATGTCGGCGAGCATCAGCACACCGTGCCTTTTGATGATGGTGGCTGGTTATCTTATTCGGGTGGCGGCGGCCAGCCAGGTGTGAACTATGTACGCACCCAACCCAGAGCGACGGTAGACGGCCCGCAGGGCAGAACGCACCCAGACAATATTGCATTCAATTACATCGTTCGGTGGGGATAA
- a CDS encoding baseplate assembly protein, with product MKSQEVDLSRLPPPNLIEALDFETIFKDRKAALIALYPDAAAVLSLESEPLTKLLQENAYREVIQRQRINERGAACMLAFSQGSDLDHLVANFNVQRFVITPADPNAVPPTDAVLESDDSLRARGQRAFEGLSVAGPRSAYIFHALSADARVADASAISPNPCEVVVSVLANDDDGSAPADLLSKVRLLLSGEDVRPVGDRLTVQSASIVNYAVTAVLYLYQGPEKGPILEAAHAQLQKYISTQRRMGRDIRQSAIFAALHVEGVQRVELVSPAKDVVLDETQAAHCTAVDITVGGIDD from the coding sequence ATGAAAAGCCAAGAAGTAGACCTCTCCCGCCTGCCCCCGCCCAACCTGATCGAGGCGCTGGATTTTGAAACCATTTTTAAGGATCGCAAAGCGGCGCTGATTGCGCTCTACCCCGATGCGGCCGCCGTACTGAGTCTGGAATCTGAACCACTCACCAAGCTCTTACAAGAAAACGCTTACCGTGAAGTGATCCAGCGGCAACGCATTAACGAACGCGGCGCAGCTTGCATGTTGGCATTTAGCCAGGGGAGCGATTTAGACCATCTGGTGGCTAATTTTAATGTGCAGCGCTTTGTAATTACGCCAGCCGACCCAAACGCGGTACCGCCCACCGATGCGGTTTTAGAATCTGATGATTCACTCCGCGCACGGGGCCAGCGGGCCTTTGAAGGCTTAAGCGTGGCGGGGCCAAGGTCGGCGTATATCTTTCATGCTTTATCGGCGGATGCCCGTGTGGCCGACGCCAGCGCCATCAGCCCCAACCCCTGCGAAGTGGTCGTCAGCGTGCTGGCAAATGATGACGACGGCTCAGCCCCCGCTGATTTACTCAGCAAAGTCAGGCTGCTGCTATCGGGCGAAGATGTGCGCCCCGTAGGCGACCGGCTGACCGTGCAGTCGGCCAGCATCGTCAATTACGCCGTTACCGCCGTTTTATATCTTTACCAAGGCCCAGAAAAAGGCCCGATTTTAGAAGCCGCCCACGCCCAGCTTCAAAAATACATCAGCACCCAGCGCCGCATGGGGCGCGATATCCGGCAATCGGCCATCTTTGCCGCGCTGCATGTGGAAGGCGTGCAGCGTGTCGAACTCGTTTCACCGGCTAAAGATGTGGTGCTTGATGAAACACAGGCCGCGCACTGCACCGCCGTGGATATCACCGTCGGCGGCATCGATGACTAA
- a CDS encoding phage tail protein, with protein sequence MIKPASLRDYLSATVQHLAHNPDKLAIFIDEGNLIATAGKSLSFEYQYTLNAIIQDYADHPDTIMVPLLAWVSSNQPELFSNVDKRQNGISFEADILNHDTIDLSIKINLTERVVVREVDGKPVITHYGEPPLDEYAGKDWELFLRDQPWPVE encoded by the coding sequence ATGATTAAGCCCGCCAGCCTGCGCGATTACCTTTCTGCCACCGTTCAACACCTCGCCCACAATCCCGACAAGCTGGCCATCTTTATTGATGAAGGCAATCTCATTGCCACGGCGGGCAAGTCGCTTTCATTTGAATATCAATACACCCTAAACGCCATCATTCAGGATTACGCCGACCACCCAGACACCATCATGGTGCCGTTGCTGGCCTGGGTAAGCAGCAATCAGCCCGAGCTTTTTAGTAATGTAGACAAACGCCAGAACGGTATCAGTTTTGAAGCGGATATCCTGAACCACGACACCATAGACCTTTCGATCAAGATAAACTTGACTGAGCGCGTGGTGGTGCGAGAAGTAGACGGCAAGCCCGTCATCACCCATTACGGCGAGCCGCCGCTGGATGAATACGCGGGCAAAGATTGGGAGCTATTCCTGCGCGATCAGCCGTGGCCAGTTGAATGA
- a CDS encoding putative holin: MTEPLTGTAASFTVFLLTIAGLFSGIHADVLMGSFAGAVVFIMTAQKLSVLQKIVFFLTAFVAGCVAAKLVADLIAIPLPASIVVSEGIGALIAGAISMKLLQWLIVRAEHPEDLLKIGGKK; encoded by the coding sequence ATGACCGAACCACTCACCGGCACCGCCGCCTCTTTCACCGTGTTTTTACTCACCATTGCGGGCTTGTTCTCAGGCATCCACGCCGACGTACTGATGGGCAGTTTTGCGGGGGCCGTGGTGTTTATCATGACCGCGCAAAAGCTCAGCGTTTTACAGAAGATCGTTTTCTTTTTGACCGCCTTTGTGGCCGGTTGCGTGGCCGCCAAACTGGTGGCGGATCTGATCGCCATTCCCCTGCCCGCTTCGATTGTCGTCAGCGAAGGCATCGGCGCACTGATTGCCGGTGCGATCAGTATGAAGCTGCTGCAATGGCTGATTGTGCGGGCTGAACACCCCGAGGACTTACTCAAGATCGGGGGCAAAAAATGA
- a CDS encoding phage baseplate assembly protein V: MNQTAEHSRILESLIRIGTVAEVDHTNALCRVQSGELLTDWLPWLTPRAGKVRIWSPPSVGEQVILFSQSGEVGAGVVLPGLFSDAMPAPSSAATVTCVAFPDGALLSYNHDSGALSVTGIKTALIQASDSVTVDCPETTTTGNLTVGGDLVIKGDSTFKGKADVLGAFSYAAGMSGTGGEGGGATTITGPITQSGGALTSNGVVLHDHTHDKVQRGNDSTGGPK; this comes from the coding sequence ATGAATCAAACAGCCGAACATTCCCGAATTTTAGAAAGCCTGATCCGCATCGGCACCGTGGCCGAAGTGGATCACACCAATGCGCTCTGCCGTGTGCAAAGCGGCGAGCTGCTGACCGATTGGCTGCCATGGCTCACCCCTCGAGCAGGCAAGGTGCGGATCTGGAGTCCGCCCAGCGTCGGCGAGCAAGTGATTCTATTTAGCCAATCCGGTGAAGTGGGCGCGGGCGTGGTATTGCCTGGGCTGTTTTCAGATGCGATGCCTGCGCCAAGCTCTGCCGCCACCGTCACTTGCGTGGCCTTTCCTGACGGAGCGCTCCTCAGCTACAACCACGACAGCGGCGCACTCAGTGTCACCGGCATCAAGACTGCACTGATTCAAGCCTCCGATAGCGTCACCGTCGATTGCCCTGAAACGACCACCACGGGCAATCTCACCGTGGGCGGTGATCTGGTTATTAAGGGCGACAGTACATTTAAAGGCAAAGCCGATGTGCTGGGCGCATTCAGCTACGCCGCAGGCATGAGCGGTACCGGCGGTGAAGGGGGCGGTGCAACCACGATTACCGGCCCAATCACCCAAAGCGGTGGCGCACTCACCAGTAATGGCGTGGTCTTGCATGATCACACCCACGATAAGGTGCAAAGAGGCAATGACAGCACAGGCGGGCCGAAATAA
- the lysC gene encoding Rz1-like lysis system protein LysC (LysC is an Rz1-like component of a phage lytic system, substantially overlapping although not fully embedded in the gene for the Rz-like LysB component.) → MKAKKSGIGLMLACLLILPACASAPKSPAVQLIEIGCPTVTACRLPASQAQTNGELNQAIDDLEAAWHSCAAQVDMVLQCQQTPKAAP, encoded by the coding sequence ATGAAAGCAAAGAAGTCAGGGATTGGGCTGATGCTCGCCTGCCTGCTGATATTGCCCGCCTGCGCCAGCGCCCCGAAATCGCCAGCGGTGCAGCTTATCGAGATTGGCTGTCCCACCGTGACAGCCTGCCGCCTGCCAGCGAGCCAAGCCCAAACAAACGGCGAGCTGAATCAAGCGATTGATGATCTGGAAGCCGCGTGGCACAGCTGCGCGGCACAAGTCGATATGGTGCTGCAATGCCAGCAGACCCCTAAGGCCGCCCCATGA
- a CDS encoding tail protein X: MQVVAKQGDTLDDICWRIYGKTAGVTEAALAANHRLADLGPLIPMGTLIDLPDAIPPESKKTIIQLWD; encoded by the coding sequence ATGCAAGTCGTGGCCAAGCAAGGCGACACGCTGGACGATATTTGCTGGCGTATTTACGGCAAAACCGCAGGCGTAACCGAAGCAGCGCTGGCCGCTAATCACCGGCTGGCCGACTTGGGGCCACTGATTCCCATGGGAACCCTGATCGATCTGCCCGACGCCATCCCGCCCGAATCCAAAAAAACCATTATTCAACTATGGGACTAA
- a CDS encoding head completion/stabilization protein: MGFIAAQKSGESLEPLIKNSGFWPDIDMADASLALRIDGTVTEPRLRMALIAAMASANQDLRKFKAKHLADGIQNLAEVESETLDCQSVLVSHYIRAVYCLARANLIERYRDFDSTGDGHDKADKLLDPIEDLRRDARWAIRDLLGSNRASVELI, encoded by the coding sequence ATGGGATTTATTGCAGCACAAAAAAGCGGCGAAAGCTTAGAGCCGCTGATTAAAAACAGCGGTTTCTGGCCAGATATCGATATGGCCGACGCAAGCTTAGCTTTACGCATCGATGGCACCGTTACCGAGCCAAGGCTAAGAATGGCGCTGATTGCGGCGATGGCCAGCGCCAATCAAGACCTACGCAAATTTAAAGCCAAACATCTGGCCGATGGCATCCAGAACTTAGCCGAAGTCGAAAGCGAAACACTGGATTGTCAGAGCGTATTAGTCAGCCATTACATCCGTGCCGTGTACTGCTTAGCCAGGGCAAACCTGATCGAGCGCTACCGCGATTTTGATAGCACCGGCGACGGGCACGATAAGGCAGACAAATTGCTTGACCCTATCGAAGACCTACGCCGCGACGCACGTTGGGCTATTCGGGACTTACTCGGATCAAACCGCGCCAGTGTTGAGCTGATCTGA
- a CDS encoding GpE family phage tail protein, with protein MADIAMVFHWPPSAMDDMTVSDLMEWREEARKRFNPENNI; from the coding sequence ATGGCCGATATCGCCATGGTGTTTCATTGGCCGCCTTCGGCCATGGACGACATGACGGTATCGGATCTGATGGAATGGCGTGAAGAAGCGCGCAAACGATTCAACCCAGAAAACAATATATGA
- a CDS encoding DNA-methyltransferase yields MKNFLHQGDCLPFLESLPAARVDALITDPPYASGGLHIGSKNRSTSEKYQNNDTVRKYPEFTGDHRDQRAHLRWMTLWLSECLRVMKDGAPICLFTDWRQLPLTTDALQVAGFTWRGIAVWDKGEGVRPQMGRFRNQAEYIVWGSKGDMPLARDVGVLRGVYKEVVKQKDKFHITGKPTDLMRDLIKICTPGGLILDPFAGSGSTLLAAELEGYDWLGCELSEEYKTIALERLAQEH; encoded by the coding sequence ATGAAAAATTTCCTCCACCAAGGCGACTGCCTGCCCTTCTTAGAATCCCTCCCCGCCGCCCGGGTAGATGCGCTGATCACCGACCCGCCTTATGCCTCGGGCGGCTTACACATCGGCTCTAAAAACCGCAGCACAAGCGAGAAATACCAAAACAACGACACCGTCCGCAAATACCCTGAATTCACCGGCGATCACCGCGACCAACGCGCCCACCTGCGCTGGATGACGCTTTGGCTGTCTGAATGCCTGCGCGTTATGAAAGACGGTGCGCCCATTTGCTTATTCACCGACTGGCGACAATTGCCGCTGACCACCGACGCTTTGCAGGTGGCGGGTTTTACCTGGCGCGGCATTGCGGTCTGGGATAAGGGCGAAGGCGTGCGCCCCCAGATGGGCCGTTTTAGAAATCAGGCGGAATACATTGTGTGGGGCAGTAAGGGCGATATGCCACTGGCCCGCGATGTGGGCGTATTGCGCGGTGTTTATAAGGAAGTGGTCAAACAAAAAGACAAGTTCCATATCACCGGCAAACCCACCGATTTAATGCGCGATCTGATCAAGATCTGCACGCCTGGCGGTTTAATTCTGGACCCTTTCGCCGGATCAGGCTCCACCCTGCTGGCGGCGGAATTGGAAGGCTACGACTGGCTGGGCTGTGAGTTAAGCGAGGAATACAAAACCATTGCCTTAGAACGATTGGCACAGGAGCACTAA
- a CDS encoding phage tail protein I: MTKSLLPTGSSKLERAIAQSCQAGQELPILLAALWNADTCPKAALPYLAWAFSVDRWDENWSEPVQREVIRQSFFVHQHKGTIGALKRIVEPLGYRLEITEWWEENPIGPRGTFKLEVKTIDQGITEETQIELNYLIDEAKPLSRHLIEMNISVEPRGLIYIGVGQYQGEVINIYPKAIDTL; encoded by the coding sequence ATGACTAAATCCCTGCTGCCCACCGGATCAAGCAAATTAGAACGCGCTATTGCCCAAAGCTGCCAAGCTGGGCAAGAACTGCCTATTTTGCTGGCGGCGCTTTGGAATGCCGACACCTGCCCGAAAGCGGCCTTGCCCTATTTAGCCTGGGCTTTCTCTGTAGATCGATGGGACGAGAACTGGAGCGAGCCGGTGCAGCGGGAAGTGATCCGCCAATCGTTCTTTGTACATCAGCATAAAGGCACCATCGGCGCACTTAAACGCATCGTCGAGCCGCTGGGCTATCGCTTAGAGATCACCGAATGGTGGGAAGAAAACCCCATCGGCCCGCGTGGCACCTTCAAGCTGGAAGTCAAAACCATAGACCAAGGCATTACCGAAGAAACCCAGATCGAGCTGAATTATTTAATCGACGAAGCCAAACCGCTCTCGCGCCATTTAATCGAAATGAATATCAGCGTCGAGCCACGCGGCCTGATCTATATCGGCGTCGGCCAATACCAGGGCGAAGTCATCAACATCTACCCCAAGGCAATCGACACCCTATGA
- a CDS encoding phage major tail tube protein: MALPGKLKALNLFMDGINFAGQVTEVTLPKLSRKMEEYRGGGMSGTVDIDLGLEKLEMSATYGGFMREILASFGAATHDAVLLRFAGGYQREDSEEVDAVEVIVRGRHKEIDMGSAKPSDDTEFKVASSLSYYKLTLNGKTLVEIDTVNMIEIIDGTDRLAKMRSAIGL; the protein is encoded by the coding sequence ATGGCTTTACCAGGTAAGTTAAAAGCCCTCAATTTGTTTATGGATGGGATCAACTTTGCAGGACAGGTTACGGAAGTGACCCTACCCAAGCTCAGCCGCAAGATGGAAGAGTACCGGGGCGGCGGCATGAGCGGCACAGTCGATATCGACCTTGGCCTTGAAAAGCTCGAAATGTCGGCGACCTACGGCGGCTTTATGCGCGAAATCCTCGCCAGTTTTGGCGCGGCCACGCACGACGCGGTGCTGCTGCGCTTTGCCGGTGGCTATCAGCGGGAAGACTCGGAAGAAGTCGATGCGGTCGAGGTGATTGTGCGCGGGCGGCATAAAGAAATCGATATGGGCAGCGCCAAGCCTAGCGACGATACCGAGTTCAAAGTCGCCAGCTCCCTCAGCTATTACAAGCTAACCCTAAACGGCAAAACGCTGGTGGAAATCGATACGGTCAACATGATTGAAATCATCGACGGTACCGACCGCCTCGCAAAAATGCGCAGCGCCATTGGCCTCTGA
- a CDS encoding phage tail assembly protein, with the protein MNVQEKNPNTVELDSPLIRGDQTISRITLIKPKSGALRGVKLGDLLQMDVEAITKVLPRISDPALTEQDVRNLDPADLLQLAGITAGFLLPKDAKADYPQA; encoded by the coding sequence ATGAATGTTCAAGAAAAAAACCCCAACACCGTCGAACTCGATAGCCCGCTGATTCGTGGCGATCAGACCATCAGCCGCATTACGCTGATCAAGCCCAAAAGCGGCGCATTGCGTGGCGTGAAGTTGGGCGACTTGCTGCAGATGGATGTAGAAGCCATCACTAAGGTATTGCCGCGTATTTCAGACCCTGCGCTCACCGAGCAGGACGTCCGCAATCTGGACCCTGCCGACCTGCTGCAATTGGCCGGGATCACCGCCGGTTTTTTATTGCCGAAGGACGCCAAAGCGGACTACCCGCAAGCGTAA
- a CDS encoding phage tail sheath protein, with protein sequence MMARSIQTEEIMGDQFHHGTRVIEINEGTRTIQTISTAVIGLVCTAPDADAKFFPLNQPVLITNVQKAIGKAGTKGTMLRTLNAIAKQTSPIVVMVRVEQGKDEKETEQNIIGGTDETGRFTGLKALLAANSIVHVKPRILGVPGYDTLLVANELATLCQKLRGFAYISARGCNSVQEALEYRANFGQRELMMIWPDFKNPNWSGLDDEGLDLAVAYAIGLRAKLDKEIGWHKTLSNVVINGVTGLSQDVFWDLQDPDTDAGLLNGKDITTLVRAKGFVFWGNRTLSADPLFMFENYTRSAQVIADTMGEAHMWAIDQPMTPSLAKDILEGINAKGRAWVSAGYLLGFNAWLDVEANGKEDLKAGKLTIDYDYTPVPPLENLELRQRITDQYLMNFSASVG encoded by the coding sequence ATGATGGCTCGGTCAATTCAAACCGAGGAAATCATGGGCGATCAATTCCACCATGGTACGCGAGTCATCGAGATTAACGAGGGTACGCGCACCATTCAAACCATCAGCACCGCCGTTATCGGCCTGGTCTGCACCGCCCCCGATGCAGATGCAAAATTCTTCCCGCTCAATCAGCCGGTACTGATCACCAACGTACAAAAAGCCATTGGCAAAGCAGGCACGAAAGGCACCATGCTGCGCACGCTTAATGCCATTGCTAAACAGACCAGCCCGATTGTTGTCATGGTGCGCGTCGAGCAAGGCAAAGACGAAAAAGAAACCGAGCAGAACATCATCGGCGGCACCGATGAAACAGGCCGCTTTACCGGCCTTAAAGCTTTGCTCGCGGCCAACAGCATCGTGCATGTGAAGCCGCGCATTTTAGGGGTGCCGGGCTACGACACTTTGCTGGTCGCCAATGAGCTGGCAACCCTCTGCCAGAAGCTGCGCGGCTTTGCCTATATCAGCGCACGCGGCTGCAATAGCGTGCAAGAAGCGCTGGAATACCGCGCCAACTTCGGCCAGCGCGAATTAATGATGATCTGGCCAGACTTTAAAAATCCCAACTGGTCCGGCCTTGATGATGAAGGCCTCGACTTAGCCGTCGCTTACGCCATCGGCTTACGCGCCAAACTGGACAAGGAAATCGGCTGGCATAAGACGCTTTCCAATGTGGTGATTAACGGCGTCACCGGCTTAAGCCAGGACGTGTTCTGGGATCTGCAAGACCCGGACACCGACGCGGGCCTGCTCAATGGCAAAGACATCACCACCCTTGTTCGCGCCAAAGGCTTTGTGTTCTGGGGCAACCGAACCCTGTCTGCTGATCCGCTGTTTATGTTTGAGAACTACACCCGCAGCGCCCAAGTCATCGCCGACACCATGGGCGAGGCGCATATGTGGGCCATCGATCAGCCGATGACGCCGAGCTTAGCCAAAGACATTTTGGAAGGGATTAATGCGAAGGGTCGCGCCTGGGTTTCAGCGGGTTACTTGCTGGGCTTTAACGCCTGGCTGGATGTTGAGGCCAACGGGAAGGAGGATCTGAAGGCGGGCAAGCTCACCATCGATTACGACTACACCCCCGTCCCGCCTCTGGAAAACTTAGAGCTGCGCCAGCGCATTACCGATCAATACCTGATGAATTTTAGCGCCAGCGTCGGCTAA
- a CDS encoding phage virion morphogenesis protein: MSDNFKALEGWAAGLLGNLSTKELRGMNKKLAMELRKRQQAHIAAQQNPDGTPYAPRLPQQRKKKGRIKRQMFAKLRTTRHLKTQSSDNGAVVRFSPSTARIAQIHQFGLSGRVNKTGTIKHKYAARVLLGFSQSDNELIAETILSQISK; this comes from the coding sequence ATGAGCGACAACTTTAAAGCGCTGGAAGGCTGGGCGGCGGGCTTATTGGGGAATCTAAGCACGAAAGAATTACGCGGCATGAATAAGAAGCTGGCGATGGAGTTACGCAAACGCCAGCAAGCGCATATCGCAGCCCAGCAAAACCCCGACGGCACGCCCTACGCCCCACGCTTGCCGCAGCAGCGTAAAAAGAAAGGACGCATTAAAAGGCAGATGTTTGCCAAACTGCGCACCACCCGCCACCTTAAAACCCAAAGCAGCGACAACGGTGCAGTCGTTCGCTTCTCCCCCAGCACGGCCCGCATTGCTCAAATTCATCAATTTGGCTTATCTGGCCGCGTCAATAAAACGGGCACCATCAAACACAAATACGCCGCCCGCGTATTGCTGGGATTTAGCCAAAGCGATAATGAACTCATCGCCGAGACTATCCTCAGTCAAATTAGCAAGTAA
- a CDS encoding YcbK family protein, with product MNTSPQLSPHFSLREFTASATADRLNIDNSLPATLQDNATHTCEQLEKIRAILGNNPLIITSGWRTPALNKVVGGSASSDHATARAVDIRCPKFGTARTIARTLAASDIEFDQLILESPTLPSAWVHIGFRKGANRRQVLTKFAGDKTYYAGLK from the coding sequence TTGAACACCTCTCCCCAGCTCTCCCCACACTTCAGCCTGCGCGAATTCACCGCCAGCGCAACCGCCGACCGCCTCAACATCGACAACAGCCTGCCCGCCACGCTGCAAGACAACGCGACCCACACCTGCGAGCAATTAGAAAAAATCCGGGCAATACTCGGAAACAATCCCCTCATTATTACTAGCGGCTGGCGTACCCCCGCATTAAATAAAGTGGTCGGTGGCAGCGCCAGCAGCGATCACGCTACCGCCCGCGCCGTAGATATCCGCTGCCCAAAGTTTGGCACGGCCAGAACGATTGCAAGAACTTTGGCCGCCTCTGATATCGAGTTTGATCAATTGATTTTAGAGTCCCCCACACTGCCGAGCGCTTGGGTACATATCGGCTTTCGTAAAGGAGCCAACCGGCGGCAAGTGCTGACCAAGTTTGCAGGGGATAAAACCTATTACGCGGGGCTTAAATGA